One window of the Ananas comosus cultivar F153 linkage group 21, ASM154086v1, whole genome shotgun sequence genome contains the following:
- the LOC109726114 gene encoding BTB/POZ and TAZ domain-containing protein 2-like, giving the protein MARIGGDGEFNGYRRWHEADSVPPCDVQIVTSDGQSIPAHSCVLASASAVLERMLERPGRAIQILGVPSDAVLAFVQFLYSSTREGEEEAMERHGVQLLALAHKYRVGWLKRASEAGVAARLTPERVADALKIAKLCDAPRLFHRCLRLAAKDFSAVQTSDGWRFVRRHDPALELEFLQLLQDAQQRKTKWKRDRAAQEVYQQLSEAMDCLQHIFTEGCGCAYVGPTAGGDHASRRSKGPPCTRFATCEGLRRLMRHFAPCAKKLAPGGCLHCKRMWQLLRLHAAVCDRSDQSCKVPLCNQLRARMQMEEKVDKTWRLLVKKVKIARVMSSLANTKMPDIVVKSRSKYRGRR; this is encoded by the exons ATGGCGAGAATCGGTGGCGACGGCGAATTCAACGGATACCGGCGATGGCATGAGGCCGACTCCGTCCCGCCGTGCGACGTCCAGATCGTGACATCCGACGGCCAGAGCATCCCCGCGCATTCTTGCGTCCTC GCTTCGGCGTCGGCGGTGTTGGAGCGGATGCTGGAGAGGCCGGGGAGGGCGATCCAGATACTGGGCGTGCCCTCGGACGCCGTGCTGGCCTTCGTCCAGTTCCTCTACTCCTCGACGAGGGAGGGCGAGGAGGAGGCGATGGAGCGGCACGGGGTGCAGCTGCTGGCGCTGGCGCACAAGTACCGGGTGGGCTGGCTGAAGCGCGCGAGCGAGGCCGGGGTGGCGGCGCGCCTGACGCCGGAGCGGGTGGCCGACGCGCTCAAGATCGCCAAGCTCTGCGACGCCCCGCGCCTCTTCCACCGCTGCCTGCGCCTCGCCGCCAAGGACTTCTCCGCCGTCCAGACCTCCGACGGCTGGCGCTTCGTCCGCCGCCACGACCCCGCCCTCGAGCTCGAGTTCCTCCAACTCCTCCAGGACGCCCAACAG AGGAAGACCAAGTGGAAGAGGGACCGCGCGGCGCAGGAGGTGTACCAGCAGCTGAGCGAGGCGATGGACTGCCTGCAGCACATCTTCACGGAGGGCTGCGGCTGCGCGTACGTGGGGCCCACGGCCGGCGGCGACCATGCCAGCCGGCGGAGCAAGGGCCCCCCCTGCACCCGGTTCGCGACGTGCGAGGGGCTGCGGCGCCTCATGCGCCACTTCGCCCCCTGCGCCAAGAAGCTCGCCCCGGGGGGATGCCTGCACTGCAAGCGCATGTGGCAGCTCCTCCGCCTGCACGCCGCCGTCTGCGACCGATCCGACCAGTCCTGCAAGGTCCCACTTTGCAA CCAGCTGAGAGCGAGGATGCAGATGGAGGAGAAGGTAGACAAGACATGGCGGCTTTTGGTGAAGAAAGTGAAGATTGCTAGAGTAATGTCTTCTTTGGCGAACACGAAGATGCCGGACATAGTGGTAAAGTCGAGATCGAAATACAGGGGACGGAGATAA
- the LOC109726321 gene encoding protein MAIN-LIKE 1-like, with the protein MDDHDEPGPIDTSVLTEQPRHRSTLIREEGYSPVQFTEHGRKLNRWQCEHPAVLDLLRRAGFYYVSRLRRLQLDQSLLGALVERWRRETQSFHLRHGEMSITLMDVAVIMGLPVDGGAVTGGGSYQWAELCGLLLGVVPEDIRGGEIKIDWLYQQFHDIPLDAPPAIVRATARAYILF; encoded by the exons ATGGATGATCATGACGAGCCGGGACCTATTGATACATCCGTGCTGACTGAGCAGCCACGACATAGATCTACTTTGATCAGAGAGGag GGATATTCTCCTGTTCAATTTACGGAGCATGGCCGTAAATTGAACAGATGGCAGTGCGAGCATCCTGCGGTGTTGGACTTATTGCGACGAGCAGGATTTTATTACGTTTCACGATTGCGCCGCCTACAGCTCGATCAGTCATTATTGGGAGCATTAGTCGAGAGGTGGCGGCGGGAGACACAGAGTTTCCATTTGCGACATGGAGAGATGAGTATTACATTGATGGACGTCGCAGTTATTATGGGACTCCCCGTCGATGGTGGGGCAGTGACTGGAGGGGGATCCTATCAGTGGGCAGAGCTCTGCGGGTTACTTCTCGGGGTAGTTCCGGAGGATATTAGGGGTGGTGAGATCAAGATAGATTGGTTATATCAGCAGTTCCATGATATCCCCTTAGACGCACCTCCCGCTATTGTTAGAGCTACGGCGAGAGCATATATACTATTT